A region of Chelonoidis abingdonii isolate Lonesome George chromosome 8, CheloAbing_2.0, whole genome shotgun sequence DNA encodes the following proteins:
- the ALG3 gene encoding dol-P-Man:Man(5)GlcNAc(2)-PP-Dol alpha-1,3-mannosyltransferase: MAPAPGSGLRRKGAAGPGSLRQGLRRAWQEKHRVLLAPQYTALVAAWLCLAEVGVTHWVIHRVAYTEIDWKAYMDEVEGVVNGTFDYTQLKGDTGPLVYPAGFVYIFLGLYYITSRGTNIRLAQYLFGALYLVTLLLVFRIYSRTRKVPPYVFFFMCCASYRVHSIYILRLFNDPVAMAILFLAVNLFLEERWSWGCFFFSLAVSVKMNVLLFAPGLLFLLLWRFGLLGTIPKLSICALLQVVLGLPFLLENPIGYMTRSFDLGRQFLFKWTVNWRFLPEEVFQHRAFHLALLAAHLGALGLFALHRWHRSEGSLLSLLKDPAERKSPPQPLTANQVVFVLFTSNFIGVCCSRSLHYQFYVWYFHTLPYLLWCTPAGKLSHLLRVLILGLIELSWNTYPSTLCSSASLHLCHGIILLQLWYGTTALLEPQGPPTAQKITPSLKKTE, from the exons ATGGCTCCCGCTCCCGGCTCAGGGCTCCGGCGCAAAGGGGCGGCGGGGCCGGGATCGCTGCGCCAGGGCCTGCGCCGCGCCTGGCAGGAGAAGCACCGGGTGCTCTTGGCGCCCCAGTACACGGCGCTGGTGGCCGCCTGGCTCTGCCTGGCGGAGGTGGGGGTCACGCACTGGGTCATACACAGGGTGGCAT ACACAGAGATCGACTGGAAAGCCTACATGGATGAGGTGGAGGGAGTCGTGAACGGGACCTTCGACTACACCCAGCTGAAGGGAGATACCGGGCCCCTGGT TTACCCCGCTGGGTTTGTGTACATCTTCCTGGGTCTCTACTACATCACCAGCCGCGGCACAAATATCCGTCTGGCGCAGTATCTCTTTGGCGCGCTCTATCTCGTGACGCTGCTGCTCGTCTTCCGCATCTACAGCCGGACCAGGAAG GTTCCCCCCTATGTTTTCTTCTTCATGTGCTGCGCCTCCTACCGCGTCCACTCCATCTACATCCTGCGTCTCTTTAACGACCCTGTTGCCATGGCCATCCTCTTCCTCGCGGTCAACCTCTTCCTGGAAGAGCGCTGGTCCTGGGGCTGCTTCTTCTTCAG cctggcCGTGTCGGTGAAGATGAACGTCCTGCTCTTCGCTCCAGGGCTTCTCTTCCTGCTCCTCTGGCGCTTCGGCCTCCTGGGCACCATCCCCAAGCTCTCCATCTGCGCGCTGCTGCAG GTGGTCCTGGGGCTGCCCTTCCTGCTGGAGAACCCCATTGGGTACATGACCCGCTCTTTCGACCTGGGCCGCCAGTTCCTTTTCAAGTGGACGGTGAACTGGCGGTTCCTGCCGGAGGAGGTTTTCCAGCATCGGGCCTTCCACCTGGCGCTGCTCGCGGCCCACTTGGGCGCCCTGGGTCTCTTTGCGCTGCACCGGTGGCACAG GTCTGAGGGGAGTCTCCTGTCACTGCTGAAGGACCCAGCAGAGAGGAAGAGTCCGCCCCAGCCCCTGACGGCCAACC AGGTTGTCTTCGTTCTCTTCACCTCCAACTTCATCGGCGTTTGCTGCAGCCGGTCCCTGCACTACCAGTTCTACGTGTGGTATTTCCACACGCTGCCCTACCTGCTGTGGTGCACACCCGCCGGGAAGCTCAGCCACCTGCTGAG GGTTCTCATCCTGGGCCTCATCGAGCTCTCCTGGAACACGTACCCCTCCACGCTTTGCAGCTCAGCCTCCCTGCACCTCTGTCATGGGATCATCCTGCTGCAGCTCTGGTACGGCACCACTGCCCTCCTGGAGCCACAgggcccccccactgcccagaaaataaccccctccctgaAAAAGACAGAGTAA